The proteins below are encoded in one region of Scomber japonicus isolate fScoJap1 chromosome 2, fScoJap1.pri, whole genome shotgun sequence:
- the LOC128367056 gene encoding zinc finger protein 716-like yields MDSDRTPLEEDSYHCDQCGKTFSLKSSYKQHVRSHTGEKPYRCDLCGNRFPYLSSYNRHLRIHTGERPYQCEQCGKRFRCSDEMKLHQRAHTGEKPYCCDQCGKSFSRRSYYIDHLRVHTGEKPHRCEQCGKSFSRSYTYRQHMRIHTGEKPYWCDQCGKTFRSSSNYAQHVLIHSGGKLYSCEECGKSFYYSSSYKQHLQVHSGELPYCCEQCGKSFSLLKSYNQHLRTHSGQTRYCCEQCGKSFYYSSSYNQHLLVHSDERAHRCEQCGKTFYHLGTFKRHLRVHTGEKLYSCSLCKKSYAWLKSLKNHRCSKLNEDSPDCV; encoded by the coding sequence ATGGACTCGGACAGAACCCCCCTTGAAGAGGACTCGTACCATtgtgaccaatgtgggaaaactttctctCTCAAATCTAGTTACAAACAACACGTGCGCAGCCACACTGGTGAAAAGCCATATCGCTGTGACCTGTGTGGGAACAGATTCCCTTATTTAAGCAGTTACAACAGACACCTCCGTATCCACACCGGAGAGAGGCCGTACCAGTGTGAACAATGTGGGAAGAGGTTCCGCTGCTCTGATGAAATGAAGCTGCACCAGCGCGCCCACACCGGAGAGAAACCATACTGTTGCGACCAATGCGGGAAGAGCTTCAGTCGGCGTAGCTACTACATCGACCACCTCCGAGtccacactggagagaaaccaCACCGTTGCGAGCAGTGCGGGAAAAGCTTCAGTCGCTCATATACTTACAGACAACACATGCGCatccacactggagagaaaccatACTGGTGTGACCAATGCGGTAAGACCTTCAGAAGTTCGAGCAATTATGCCCAACACGTGCTCATTCACTCTGGAGGGAAACTGTACAGCTGTGAGGAATGTGGGAAAAGTTTCTATTACTCAAGTAGTTACAAGCAACACTTACAGGTTCACTCCGGAGAGCTTCCATACTGCTGCGAGCAATGCGGGAAAAGTTTCAGCCTGTTGAAGAGTTACAACCAACATCTACGGACTCACTCCGGACAGACGCGATACTGCTGCGAGCAATGCGGTAAAAGCTTTTATTACTCGAGTAGCTACAACCAACACCTGCTTGTTCACTCCGATGAGAGGGCGCACCGCTGCGAGCAATGCGGGAAGACTTTCTATCATTTAGGGACATTCAAGAGACACCTGCGAGTCCACACCGGAGAGAAACTGTACAGCTGCTCACTGTGTAAGAAGTCGTATGCCTGGTTGAAGTCCTTGAAGAATCACAGATGCAGTAAACTAAATGAAGACAGTCCTGACTGTGTGtaa
- the LOC128369508 gene encoding histone H2B 1/2-like, producing MPEPAKSAPKKGSKKAVTKTAGKGGKKKRKTRKESYAIYVYKVLKQVHPDTGISSKAMGIMNSFVSDIFERIAGEASRLAHYNKRSTITSREIQTAVRLLLPGELAKHAVSEGTKAVTKYTSSK from the coding sequence ATGCCTGAACCAGCGAAGTCAGCACCTAAGAAAGGCTCGAAGAAAGCCGTGACTAAGACCGCAGGGAAGGgtggaaaaaagaagaggaagaccaGGAAGGAGAGCTACGCCATCTATGTGTACAAGGTGCTGAAGCAGGTACATCCAGACACCGGCATCTCCTCCAAGGCCATGGGCATTATGAACTCCTTTGTCAGTGACATCTTTGAGCGGATCGCCGGTGAAGCTTCTCGTCTGGCTCACTACAACAAACGCTCCACCATCACCTCCAGAGAGATCCAGACCGCTGTCCGCCTGCTGCTGCCGGGTGAGCTGGCTAAACACGCCGTGTCCGAGGGAACCAAGGCCGTGACTAAATACACCAGCTCCAAATAA